The sequence AACAATTTCTgcacaaataaaattatttttggtgATTCTATACAAGTAAAGAATTCTACACGAAGAAGAAAGAGTGTTTTTATTTTCTGTATTTCTCTTCctttaaaatatctaaatgtCATTTTCCATTAACAAAAATATCATGcctgcatttttattttttatttttctcacttTATATGTCATCCACTCCCAAAAAAATATGAGCCcagaactaaaaaaaaaataaaaataacaataataataaaagaaagaacAATGCTCCATGCATGGCTTCTTCCTCTATCCACACCTACCATTTCTACAGCTTCAGTTGATCCAAATTCGAAACCCTTATTAGGGTTTGATAGAGGAAGATTCGATCGAATCCGCAAGTCTACTGTAATCCCATGCAGGGCCAGGTCCACTGCTTCATCGTCTTCTACCTCTGTCACGGAATTCGATCTCTACGATCTTTTGGGAGTCCATAGCTCCTCAGATCAGTCTCAGATAAAGAATGCTTATCGGTCTCTCCAGAAGCGGTGTCACCCGGATATCGCCGGACCGCCGGGCCATGACATGGCTATTATACTCAACGAAGCCTATGCAGTTCTTTCTGACCCTTCTTCTCGTTTGGCTTACGATAAGGTTAGTACTGTTGATGAAGATTATTGTATTTATTAGTTTCTGTAATGAGTGAGTATTTATTCTGCAAATAAGTCCAATTCGAGTATTTAAAGTCTGGGGAAATCAGGGATTTATCGAATTTGTGATTAAATAAGGGTGTTATTTTCAGAGTTTTTGGCTTTATATTTGTAAATACATTTGCGTATacagatatatatttatatgtaaatcCATGTGTTGTATTGTTTCTTGATGAGTCCCAAATTTATAATCTGCTAAAATTTAGTTATTTGAAGACCAAAAAACAAAGTGATGTTGTCAGATGTAGATTACTATAGGAAGACCAACATGGGGTGAGTTTCTAATACTATTCTAAGTATTGCTTTACCCCATATTATAAACGAACGAAATAACAATTCTAGGTTGTTACAGTAGTGTCGAAATCAGATGTATGAAGTTTATGTAGTTTCTCTATAGAGCTTCATTTTGACTAATGGATGATATTGCTTCAGGAGTATGCAAAACATGCACAACTTAAAGGTTACACCGGGAAACCCATTTACTCAGTATGGTGTGGATCAGAAAGTGAAGAACGAGCAGTGTTTGTTGACGAAGTCAAGTGCGTTGGTTGCTTAAAATGTGCATTGTTTGCTGAAAAGACTTTTGCAATTGAAACAGTTTATGGAAGAGCTAGAGTTGTTGCACAGTGGGCTGATCCAGAACACAAAATCCAGGAAGCCATTGGAGCTTGTCCAGTAGATTGTATTTCGTAAGTTTCTTTCCTCTGTTTCTTAgcatgacacaataaacaagttCATTACATGGGAATGGATTATAGAGTGGCATCTCACATTCTAGGTTGGTAATAATAGATCAATGGAATAAAATTCATGGTTCAATTTTCTAGGCTAGATGAAagcaattaatttttatatcgtGGCATCTCATGTATCATTTAAGGGAAGGATTTGGACAAAGAGAAGGAAATGGCCATTTCTAGACATCTAAACAATTTCTTTCTTACTGGCTGATTGAACCTTAGGATTGTGGAGAAGTCCGATCTAGCAGCTCTGGAATTTCTGATGTCCAAGCAGCCACGAGGCAATGTAAGAATAGGTATGGGGAATGCTGCGGGTATGCGTGTCTCAAACATATTCGTAGATGTGAAGAAATTCCAGACCAGATACCAAGAGGTAATGGAGAAATCTTCTGCACAGGGCTCTGAGGTATGTTCCACATGTAAAAATAGTATAGTTCTTTTCATAACTcggtatttatttttctatgtaTTGTCCCAACAAAAACATCGATTACTGATTTCCTGATCtttcttaaaaattaatcttaatttaGGAGACACTTGTACAAAGAGCAGCAAGAATGTCCACAATGCAAGCAATCAGATCAATCTCCAACTGGTTATATTGGCAAACACCTAGGGCAGGTGGCTCAACAATGAAACCTCAACTATACTTGCCAGCAACTACCCAGAAATCCACTGAACCTGACATTGCCAAGCTCAGAGATGCAGTTGCTgctaagaagaaaaaagaaagggaCGGCTCGAGACAAACTCAGGGGACTCCATCAAAGAACTACATTTATGACGATGAATACTGGAGTCCATCAACTCATGCCCTTCCTGCAGCCTCATCCCAAGAGAATTTGTTCCCAAGAATTGTCCCAAAAACTCCACCTGCAAAAGAATGGAAGCAGACCAGTGATAAAGATCGAATAACTTCCAAGAACAAGGAAAGGAACCCCGTAAAATTTTTTGTACCATTGGGAATAGGGGTGCTCGCTGCATCCATAGTTCAAATGCATGGAGAAGGGGTAGTGGGGAGGTTGGAAGAACATCCTGGTGGTTCTTTAGCATTACAGATTGTAAATAGCCCTTGGTTACCAGTTTTTTTAACTTCGATTACATGGTACATCATTGGAACTGTACTGGTACAATTCGTTGAAGCCATCAGAAGCAGAGAAAATTAGAAACATACCTAATACATAAACAATTTATTAAGTAAATAATAGCATAGTACAGTACATTCTTGTGAATAACATTATGTATTAGGAAATACAACCTTATACAATTGATATGATTCTTGTCATTTATGTTTATAACTAgaacttttgttattttgtttaaCCAAAAAAGATTTAGAAAATGTACTTGTTTAAGCTTATACAAAAATAGCTTATTCGGTCATCTATTTTTGCGTTGATCATTAAGCAATTAGGTTTAGAGTGTTCCTCAATTACACTTTCCATTTTCCAATTCTTATTGGGTATAATTACACTATGATTGGAGAATATCACTATTTTTGGATAactagttatttatttattttttaaattgataactagTTATTATACAAAGTAAATAATAGATCGATTGTCAAAcattaaaacaaaaatttcatatttacttAATACTTAACGAAAAAAGTTAAGAGTATACTTACGATGTTACTTCCAAACATATTCTTAAAATAGggaaaaaaaatgatcaagGCACCGAATAAATTGGTGAGGTGGGTGATAAGTGCTCAAAACTTTTATTCAAGTGAAATTTATACAAACCATTAGATGAAAAGCATATGTACTACACACAGCATTATATCAAGTTGTCACATTCTGTTTCATTCTCCTGGACATCGCACTAAAGCGTCCAAATAGGTTAAATGTTAAGTACACAAGATTTTAGAGAAATAAATCTTTGAGAAATTCGACAGATTCTCAAAGAAATGGCGTTCTAGAGAAACAAGTTCCAGTGAATTCCATCAAAGAAATGGTGTTCTTTTGCAAAAGAACTTAGTAGCGATATTTGGTAGAGTAATCCTTAGGAGCAATCACAAGACCCCGTCCCTTCCTTGCTCCACGGTACACAGTCTCAACAATGTCAATGAACTCTTGCTTGTCCTTGAGGGCCCAGTTGATCTTATTATTGTTTCCAGTTCCGAGATCGATCATAATGTGTTTGTTCCTGAAGAAAAACATGACCGTAGATGGGTCATACAACTCGTACATTGTGTTGAAATCTGGAACCTCAGTGATGTCGACAAGGTATATCACTGCAAAGTTTTTGATTGTCTCAGCAACTGATGCCAAAACTTCATCCATCTGATCACCAACAAAACAATTCATTCAGAGActaaataaagaaacagaaacaAACCACTACAAAGACACAGAAAAGAAAACACCACAGTAGAAACAGTCTAAAAGCAGAGCTTTCAAAACAATTAGTAGtagttgaaaacttctcaagtAGTGTTGTCTAACGATACAAACAATCAGTTGCTTTGAATGATTTATCCTTCTTTTCTAGTTATTTGAACGGTATCCGATACAAATTACAACACTTGAGAAAATTATCCAAGAAAAGTGAACAAGAAACAACATATAACATTACACATTCAACCTAAGTTCtcatctcttctcttctctctgTTAATGCCAAAAAAAGGGAAAACCCAATAAAACAGAACAGTTAATAAGAAAactaaaagagagaaagaaaaagaatagTGAAGCGTTCgagcaaaaaaacaaaaaaacaaaaacactgCTGATTCTGGTATATAGTGGAGCAGTACTATAAAGAGACCAAAAACCCTCAAGTTGtgcaaaaataaaaacacaagcAGTTTTTAAATTAAGAAATTTCTATAAAGAATGGGAGTAGATGAAACAACCAACTGAATTAACAATTCCAGTAAGCTAGGAGAATAGAAAAAGTTCTGAATTcagtaaaataaaaagtaaaatccAAAAAGAAAGACAATTagtagataataataataaagaaaagagATAGAGAGAATTAGGATTTAGAGTTGGTTGGGGATAAATTAATAATACCTGCATACAGGTCTCATCCCAGTCGTGGCCAAATCGGATGATGACGAGACGCTCTTCCTCGGCGAGGATGGCCTGATCTACGGCCCATCCAGAGTGCAAATGTGGAAGCAAGTAcgacatctctctctctctctctctctctctctctctctctctctcctctctctctcagtATTAAACTATTAATTAACAACTGAGACCAATTAGTTTCTGGAAAATTCTATGTTGGGGTGCACCCGGGTCTACGTACGGATAAGATTGGGAAATTTGACGCATATTGTTGGTTAAAATTAATAACCATAGGAATAGGCTAATTTTGATGTATACCCTAATATCAACATTTGCTagtttctctctatttttcttttgctccttctctctctctttttttttttttttttttttttttcctatcacAGGTTCTCACTGAAATACCCACCGAGACTCCACTAAAGAATCCAAGACAGTGACCATCGCCACCATCCGACTGAGACCTCGCCAATCCCTTCCTCAACTGCGAATGGAGAGACCACTGCCATTAACAGAGACCACAAACACAGACCAAGAATGAAGAGAACACGAACGAAGACATTCTCTGtggctttattttttttcatttttttgagTTGGTCTGATAGTGTCCGATATAGGTTTGATAGAAAGTTCTAAAATTTATGTTTTTGAGGTTGATGGTAAAGGTTTGATAGTGGTCTGATATAGATTCGATGGTGGTCTAATGCTTACTAACAGATTGGTGGACGTATTTCGTGTCTGATGGGGATCCGACCAGATTCCCATCGGATAGTATCGAACCCCATTCGGACACGAAAAGGCTACTAATCGGTCACTAAGCATCAGACAACCATTGAACCTATATCGAACCCCCATCGGACACAAAAAGCCTACCAACCTGTTATTAAGTATCGAACCTACATCAGACCACTATCAGACCTTCTCCATCAACCTCAACAACTTAAATTTTGGGACCTACTATCGAACATATATAAGACACCATTATACTGGctcaaataaacaaaaaaaaaaagcagaaAATTTATAGAGAATGCCAGATAGGCGTGGGCTCGTGGTCTACGTTTGTGGTCTTCTTTCATGGTCTACATTTGTGGTCTCCGTTCGTGGTGATGGTCTCTCTGTTCACGATTGAAGAAGGAGATTAGCGTGGGCTCAGACAGAATGAAATGGAGTCAAGAGGGTCATCCCGATTGGTCTTTTAGTGGGTTGAGTGGTCTTGGATGGTGGCGGTGGTGTTGGATGGTGGCGATGGTCTTGGATGTTGGCGATGGTCTTGGTGGTTCGGTTCTCTTGAAGAGAGCGAGCAAGAATGAAGGGAGAAAGTGAGTTGAAAAATGGGAGGGGTAATTTTGGGTTTAATAAAAATTTGATCTAATCTAACAATATTGATACACTAATAACTAGGGGATAAATTTTTGcctaataaatacatataaagtcaaATTTCCCTAAgtgaaatgttaaaaaaataatgttgtCTAACACTCTCCTACATGTTAATATCTTTATTGATGCAATTAAGTATAAGATCTCatgtaatttaatgtaataacttttaaagaGTATCACTAACCAATTACAAAGTTATCTGTCTAAAAAGTGTCACGGGTGCTCATAGAAGAATGCATCTTCCcaaaacaaaaggacaaaaatgaaaaacttaCTTTTGtctttatgttaattttattt is a genomic window of Cannabis sativa cultivar Pink pepper isolate KNU-18-1 chromosome 9, ASM2916894v1, whole genome shotgun sequence containing:
- the LOC115724063 gene encoding chaperone protein dnaJ C76, chloroplastic, giving the protein MLHAWLLPLSTPTISTASVDPNSKPLLGFDRGRFDRIRKSTVIPCRARSTASSSSTSVTEFDLYDLLGVHSSSDQSQIKNAYRSLQKRCHPDIAGPPGHDMAIILNEAYAVLSDPSSRLAYDKEYAKHAQLKGYTGKPIYSVWCGSESEERAVFVDEVKCVGCLKCALFAEKTFAIETVYGRARVVAQWADPEHKIQEAIGACPVDCISIVEKSDLAALEFLMSKQPRGNVRIGMGNAAGMRVSNIFVDVKKFQTRYQEVMEKSSAQGSEETLVQRAARMSTMQAIRSISNWLYWQTPRAGGSTMKPQLYLPATTQKSTEPDIAKLRDAVAAKKKKERDGSRQTQGTPSKNYIYDDEYWSPSTHALPAASSQENLFPRIVPKTPPAKEWKQTSDKDRITSKNKERNPVKFFVPLGIGVLAASIVQMHGEGVVGRLEEHPGGSLALQIVNSPWLPVFLTSITWYIIGTVLVQFVEAIRSREN
- the LOC115723337 gene encoding thioredoxin-like protein YLS8, coding for MSYLLPHLHSGWAVDQAILAEEERLVIIRFGHDWDETCMQMDEVLASVAETIKNFAVIYLVDITEVPDFNTMYELYDPSTVMFFFRNKHIMIDLGTGNNNKINWALKDKQEFIDIVETVYRGARKGRGLVIAPKDYSTKYRY